A genomic window from Anticarsia gemmatalis isolate Benzon Research Colony breed Stoneville strain chromosome 6, ilAntGemm2 primary, whole genome shotgun sequence includes:
- the LOC142973464 gene encoding uncharacterized protein LOC142973464, producing MRHMLVAASLVALLAFAHAEEAKKAETEVAVTDNKEVASDDKKHEKRGLDLGLGYGGHGGFDGGFGGSYGGGYGGGFGGGYGDAHTNIHKTVTVVKNVPVPYPVEKHIPYPVEKHVPVPVKVPVPQPYPVVKHVPYPVKEIVKVPVHVPQPYPVEKKVPYPVHVPVDRPVPVKVYVPQPYPVEKKVHVPVKVHVPAPYPVEKKVPYPVKVPVHVPAPYPVYKEVHVPVKVPVDRPYPVHIPKPVPYPVEKPVPYPVEKPVPYPVKVPVDRPYPVHVEKPVPYPVKVPVPAPYPVEKHIPYPVEKPVPYPVKVPVDRPYPVHIEKHVPVHIEKHVPYPVKVPVPVVVGHEHGHEYGHHDSY from the exons ATGAGACACATG CTCGTGGCCGCCAGTCTGGTGGCTCTCTTGGCGTTTGCTCACGCTGAGGAAGCCAAGAAAGCAGAAACGGAAGTGGCAGTGACCGATAACAAGGAAGTTGCTTCAGACGACAAGAAACACGAGAAGAGAGGACTAGACCTTGGCTTGGGCTATGGCGGACACGGTGGATTTGACGGTGGTTTCGGAGGCAGCTATGGTGGCGGTTACGGAGGCGGTTTCGGCGGTGGTTACGGTGATGCCCACACCAACATCCACAAGACCGTCACTGTGGTCAAGAACGTCCCAGTCCCCTACCCAGTCGAGAAACACATCCCTTACCCGGTAGAGAAGCACGTTCCCGTACCCGTGAAGGTACCAGTCCCTCAACCCTACCCCGTTGTCAAGCATGTGCCTTACCCAGTTAAGGAGATCGTCAAAGTACCCGTACACGTACCCCAGCCCTACCCCGTTGAGAAGAAGGTGCCTTACCCCGTCCATGTACCCGTAGACAGGCCCGTTCCCGTCAAGGTGTACGTGCCCCAACCTTACCCCGTAGAGAAGAAGGTGCACGTTCCCGTCAAGGTTCATGTGCCCGCTCCCTACCCCGTTGAGAAGAAGGTCCCCTACCCCGTAAAGGTGCCAGTACATGTGCCCGCTCCTTACCCCGTCTACAAGGAAGTGCATGTCCCAGTGAAGGTCCCCGTCGACAGGCCCTACCCCGTGCACATCCCCAAGCCTGTGCCCTACCCAGTTGAGAAGCCCGTGCCTTACCCCGTTGAGAAGCCCGTGCCCTACCCCGTGAAAGTGCCCGTCGACAGGCCTTACCCCGTTCATGTTGAGAAGCCCGTGCCTTACCCCGTCAAGGTCCCCGTGCCCGCCCCTTACCCCGTTGAGAAGCACATCCCATACCCAGTGGAGAAGCCCGTGCCATACCCCGTGAAGGTGCCCGTTGACAGGCCCTACCCCGTCCACATCGAGAAGCACGTGCCTGTCCACATCGAGAAGCACGTGCCCTACCCAGTGAAGGTGCCAGTCCCAGTCGTCGTCGGTCACGAACACGGCCACGAATATGGTCATCATGATAGCTACTAA